The nucleotide window GAATAAGTTGAGCCGCAAATAAATGTTCAATATAATCAATCAAAGTTACTAGATGTTCAGGAACAACTTTTGCTAAGTATTCAGCTCCTGAAGCGATTTCGACAACAAGCAATGTGATCAGTCCTGCAAACACCAACATGATCAGCACAAGGGAAATGAGTACTGCCAGGGACCTGGGCATTTTTGCCCGCGCCTGGAAAAAGTTGACGAGCGGATTCATCATAAAGGCAATAAGGAAGCCGATGATGAATGGGTAGGTCACCTTGGATACGAAAAATAGTGCAAGTGTACCTGACATAACGATGCCTATGACGAAAATAAATCGCAATGTCCTATGTAGATATACTAGATTCAAACAGGTTCCTCCTTTTGGAATGGCCAACTGGATGCCAATGCTGTCTGTATATCTTAAAAGCTTGATGCCAGTCCTGAAAGTTTCCTAATATATACGTTTATAATTTTAAAAGATTCGATTAAATTTTAAAAAATCCTTTAAAAAACAAAATATCTCAGAGATACTGAAATTCGAATGCAATAAATTGATCATTTCTTATAGCGGCCACGGTTCCTTTTAAAATGAAATCCGCAGAAAGGCTGTCCAAAAAAAATGAATTTTGATTAATGCAGGAAATTCATAAGTAACATTGTGCATTCAAACAATCATCTAAAGCGTATAATCAGTAGTCAAAACAATCTTAATCCTACCTGTTTGCTGTAATATTTTTAATTATGTTACAATAGTTTTAACCGTGGAAGGATGACATATTTATGCTTGAGCCTATGCTTTTTTTACTAACTTTATTGGCAATTGCTTTTCTGGCGAAAAACCAATCGTTAATTATTGCGGTCCTGGTCCTGCTTGTGATGAAGATTGCTGGTGTTGAAGCGAAAACATTTTCGCTGCTCCAGGGTAAGGGAATTAACTGGGGAGTAACGGTTATCACTATTGCTGTCCTGGCGCCCATTGCCAGCGGTGATATTGGTTTCAAGGATTTAGGCGGTGCTTTCAAGTCCCCTTATGCATGGATTGCGCTGATATCAGGGATGGCAGTTGCTCTGCTTGCGAAAGGCGGAGTTACCTTGCTGGCCGAAGATCCCCATATAACGACCGCACTTGTACTGGGAACAATTCTGGCCGTATCATTATTCAAAGGAGTAGCAGTTGGTCCTCTAATTGGTGCTGGAATCGCATTTGCGGCTATGAAAATCTTTGAATTCTTTAAATAGCCTTTTTGTAAAATAATATTTTATATTGATTTAAGTTGTTTTCATTCACAAATGTCAGATAATTGTTTATAATAGGACTTGTAACTGCTTCCATCCCCCTGTATAGCCTGGGGATTAGAAGTTTATCCACGGTTTTTTAATTTAACAAAATGTAAGCATTTTCTTTTTGCCGGTTGCCTGAGCAAGCGCTCGATACCCATTATTTTCAGGGCATTTCGGCTGGAATCGGTCTGTCGCCGGCGTATGGTCCGGCTTTTCGTATAAAGTGTCAGAAATTTCTTTTTTCTGATAACGCTGTTTTTAACAGCAATTCAACATACAGACAAAAATGGGATATGGGGAAATTAACTACAAAGGAGAGATTGAGTATGACAGTAACACGTGGTCTTGAAGGGGTAGTGGCAACAACATCTTCTATCAGCTCTATTATTGATGACACGCTGACTTATGTAGGCTATGACATTGACGATTTAGCTGAAAATGCTAGTTTCGAAGAAGTGATTTACTTATTATGGCACCGCAAGCTTCCTACAGCAGCAGAATTGGACGAATTGAAAAAGCAGCTTGCAGAGAATGCGGCTTTGCCGAAAGAAGTTCTTGAGCATTTCAAGATGTACCCGATCGATAAAGTCCATCCGATGGCTGCAGTTCGCTCGGCTGTATCTCTTTTTAGGATTATATGATGATGAATCAGACGTGATGGAAAAAGAAGCCAATTACCGCAAAGCGATCCGCCTTCAGGCTAAGATGCCAGCTATCGTTACGGCTTTCGCAAGAGTAAGGAAAGGCCTTGAGCCAATTGCGCCAAGGGAAGACCTTAACTTCGCGGCAAATTTCTTGTACATGCTGACTGGAGAAGAACCAGATGAAATAGCAGTAGAAGCAATGAATAAGGCGCTAGTGCTTCATGCTGACCATGAGCTTAACGCTTCAACTTTCACTGCGCGTGTCTGTGTTGCGACACTCTCTGATGTT belongs to Mesobacillus subterraneus and includes:
- a CDS encoding DUF441 domain-containing protein — protein: MLEPMLFLLTLLAIAFLAKNQSLIIAVLVLLVMKIAGVEAKTFSLLQGKGINWGVTVITIAVLAPIASGDIGFKDLGGAFKSPYAWIALISGMAVALLAKGGVTLLAEDPHITTALVLGTILAVSLFKGVAVGPLIGAGIAFAAMKIFEFFK